A genomic region of Bactrocera dorsalis isolate Fly_Bdor chromosome 3, ASM2337382v1, whole genome shotgun sequence contains the following coding sequences:
- the LOC125777367 gene encoding uncharacterized protein LOC125777367, with translation MHVVCLGVMKALLGSWIKVKNRNYSLQQNDIRKLNTEFQSIARYIPRDLCRKPRDLKEIDCFKATEFRQFLLYTGQVVLKDILSEERYIHFLQLSLAMRILLNAEDCVQNNKCAEERIKDFLLRVPVLYDDLMLTYNCHCLSHLARDSKHFGSLETTSAFNFENKLGKIKKLVKKNNNVPSQIYNRLVEQSLHGNHHTNIVSKKSTIQSDGIYKFVKTKNFYLSSIAPENFYLVQKLIFKLISISRSADNDFVLHGLRVQDLHNLYNKPLQSSLFNIYRAENLSFNKTPNHHTLDEVTSKCLCFYTRSSYIFVPLIADHVAEQSQLHRRPH, from the coding sequence ATGCACGTGGTGTGTTTGGGTGTAATGAAGGCTTTGCTTGGATCCTggataaaagttaaaaatcgaaattattctTTGCAACAAAATGATATACGAAAACTAAACACAGAATTTCAATCCATTGCGCGTTACATACCAAGAGACCTTTGTAGGAAACCACGGGATTTAAAAGAGATAGACTGCTTCAAAGCAACGGAATTTCGTCAGTTCCTTTTGTATACAGGCCAGGTTGTGCTAAAGGACATATTGAGCGAAGAGAGGTACATTCATTTTTTGCAACTTAGTCTTGCAATGCGAATTCTCCTCAATGCTGAAGATTGTGTACAAAATAACAAATGCGCAGAGGAGCGGATAAAGGATTTCTTACTCAGAGTCCCTGTTTTATATGATGATTTAATGTTAACATATAATTGCCACTGTTTGAGTCATTTGGCCAGAGATTCCAAGCACTTTGGATCACTAGAGACAACCAGTgctttcaattttgaaaataaattaggaaaaattaagaaactggttaagaaaaataataatgttccGTCCCAAATTTACAACAGACTAGTTGAGCAGAGTTTACATGGAAATCATCATACAAATattgtttctaaaaaatctaCAATACAAAGTGATGGCatttacaaatttgttaaaactaaaaacttttatttatcatCTATTGCACCTGAGAACTTTTATttagtacaaaaattaattttcaaacttatttcCATATCAAGATCTGCTGATAACGATTTTGTACTTCACGGGCTAAGGGTACAAGACTTACATAACTTATATAATAAGCCGCTTCAATCAtcgctttttaatatttaccgtGCCGAAAATCTCAGTTTTAACAAAACACCGAATCACCATACGCTTGACGAAGTAACATCAAAATGTTTATGCTTCTACACCAGATCGTCTTATATATTTGTGCCACTCATAGCAGATCATGTCGCAGAACAATCTCAATTACATCGTCGACCCCATTAA